In Leptospira venezuelensis, the DNA window TTGTTTTAGAACGTTCCAACTTCCCTTGCCGCCTTTTTGTAACTGTACTTTTCCAATCAGAAAAGAAACTCTCGCCTCCTTCTCCTTGTTCTCTTGGCTTACTAAAACCAAGGAACCGATGGAAAGAATTAAGCTTAAGATCATCCACACTCTTAGTTTCATAAATATCTCCTTAAAATTCGATGGTGGTCCAAAGAGTTAACTCTTTGGTCAGGCGGCCGTAGGATACTATCCCGTTATTTGCGCCGCCTTGGAATTGTTGTAAATACTCCGCTTTGGTCCTTTCATTTCCGGATCCATCCACATAGGATTGTTCTCTATCTCCGTCTTTGTCCCTATTCCTGGATTCAGTGTATCCAATAGAAACACGTAAAGAATCCGTAATATTCCATTCTGCGAATACGGAACCTCTTCTAAAAGTGGAACGGACGGAGTAGCCGGAAGAATTTACTAAAGGCCCTATAGAATTGGTTTGTATATTCCAATAATCCGATTCAGGACTTCCAGGCATGATCTGATTTATCCGAGTTCGGTTAGCGGCGAGCATTCCATCTCTTCCACTCCCTCCTTCTAATCTGCCCACGATCCTAAAATCCCCCCATCCTAAAGACAACCAGGCGTAAGCTGCAGTTCCTGTAGAATCCAATCCTGGAGTCACAGCTCCGAATGGTTTGGAAACGTCTCTGACTTCTCCGCCTTTTTGTTTTCTGAACACGTATCCAAGTCCGAAGTTAAGAATTTTTTTACGATCAAAATTAGCCTCAACAGCATAAGAGTCACTTTCTAAGGAACGAACATCCTTTCTGAGGTTGGTTAATGGGTTATTGTCTGAGGCAAGACATGCAGTTCCTTCTTTACAATCTGAAGAAGTGGTGCCTGTTAAGTTTGCGGATCTATAAAAAAAATGAAGACCAATCCTGTTCTCATCACCAATCTTAGGCTCGTAAGAAAGTCTAGAAGAAAGATCGAAACCAGTGGAGTCAGTATTTTGGGTTTGCCTGTAACCTTCTCCATTGGAAAGAACAACTTGTGCGGATAAAGTGTCCCACTTTCCGGTACCGCCTAACCCAACATCGGCGGGAGCGGGTGCAAACCCCAGACTTTCGAGAGGCCCTTTGTCTACATATCTCCATCTCCAATAGTTTTTCCATTGGGTGTATGTATGTGGAAGCTCCTGCATCCCGAACGTTAGTGAATATTCTCCGAGTCCAGTCTCCCAGGTCTTGCGGATAAGCGCCCTTCTGATCCCTAAAATATACGGATTGGATTTCACTCCTCCGTCCATTCGCGTATCTGCGCTTACTTGAGCAGAACGTAATAATTCTCCCCATAATTCCAAGCTGACCCCGGTTTCCTTAATTTCTTTATTAATAGTCAAAAGGGTCCAAGGCGTGGAGAAGCCCGGCTCTTCATTAGGATAAGCATTAGTAAGACCGGATCCACCATCTTTCATTCTTTGATTATAAGAAGGGGAGAGGATACCACCTATCTTCAAACCGTAAAAACCGTCCGGTTCGTCTTTCTTAGTGGTAACGATTTCCTCAGCGGATAAATGTACAGATCCCATAATAAAACATGCAGCTGTGATCAGTTTTCGAATAGATGTCCTTTTCAAAGAGGTCCCCCTCGATTACTTGCCGACAAAAGTCGTAAAGAAAAAATTTCGTTTAGATAAACTTATCCTTACTCTCTTGTCTACCAGACTTTGTATTTAACAAACGGGTCGATCCGATTTCTGTAGTTTCTATTCGATTGGAATAAACGATACTTTCCCTGGAATAAGATTGTAAAAAGGGAATCGACGGGTTAAAAGAATGTAGGATCAGTGGAGTCGGAACCGGAAAAAAATTTTCGACCATTCTCTCTATGCGCACTTTTAAGATACTATTCTGGTTAACGATAAACACCGTGATCGGCACAATGAATTCATTGTTAGTCGCCCATAATTCCCAGGCTCCTTTTTGGAAGGTGTTCTTGGCTACCCAGGTAACTACACATTGTGTATGTTCGATAGTGGAGTTTTCGGTAGAATTTCTAAATCGGATGAATAGAGGGGCATTTTTTACAGGTGCTTTTCTTGTAGTTGCCTCTGCGATCGCCTCTGTGTTGGGGGTGGCTTCGGGGGGAATTATACATGTATTATTATTAGCTGGAGAAGGAGTTGAGAGGCCTCATGGGGGATCATACAATATTCTTCTAAGTAGCTTAATATTAGCCTTATTTATTTCATTCTTAGAAAAATCCATGCAGATCCTGATCGAAAGAAGGAAGAAGATGGAAAGCGAGTTGAAGGATATTCAATATCGGACCTTTCAGAATCGGATGGATCCGCATTATTTGTTCAATACTTTAAATACAATACATTCCTTACTCGTAACGGATCCACAAAAAGCAGATAACGCACTCATTCTACTTTCGGAAACTTACAGATTTTTATCTGACAGGATCTTCGAAAAAACGATCCCTTTTTCGGAAGAGTGGGACTTTACTGTGAACTATTTGGAGTTACAGAGGATCCGATTTTCAGACTCTCTGACTATCAGGATCAAAAAAGTGGGAGACTTTTCTAGGCTTAGAATTCCTCCTCTCACCTTACAGCCATTAGTTGAAAATAGCTTTAAGCACGGATTAGAAAATCGCTCCGAGGCAGGGATCCTGGAGATTAGCGCTACCGAAAGTTTTGGAAGAATAAAAATAGAGATCAAAAACAACGGAAACGAAAAGCAAGAACATCATTTATTGCCGGAATACAAAAAATCCGAATTTTCTCGCACCTTAAAC includes these proteins:
- a CDS encoding sensor histidine kinase translates to MNSLLVAHNSQAPFWKVFLATQVTTHCVCSIVEFSVEFLNRMNRGAFFTGAFLVVASAIASVLGVASGGIIHVLLLAGEGVERPHGGSYNILLSSLILALFISFLEKSMQILIERRKKMESELKDIQYRTFQNRMDPHYLFNTLNTIHSLLVTDPQKADNALILLSETYRFLSDRIFEKTIPFSEEWDFTVNYLELQRIRFSDSLTIRIKKVGDFSRLRIPPLTLQPLVENSFKHGLENRSEAGILEISATESFGRIKIEIKNNGNEKQEHHLLPEYKKSEFSRTLNNIKSRLEYNFGEAELKLEKDKSGITTLRLEFASR